In Thermus thermamylovorans, the genomic stretch ACATAAATCCTTACACGACCGGAAAGGCCCTGGGCCAGATAACGGACCACCATGAGTTCGCGCTCCGTCAGGACCTCTGGCCCCGGCTTGCGGACGGTTTGGGCCTGGATCATGCGGTAAAGGAGGCTCTGGGGCAGGTAGTGCTCTCCTCGGGCCACTGCCAACACGGCATCCTCCAGCTCCTGCTCGATGGCCTCCTTGGACAGGTACCCGGAGCCCCCGGCCTGGAGGAAACGTTCCGCATATTCCGGTTCCGCATACATGGACAGGGCCAGGAGCCGGGCTTCGGGGTAAAGAGCCTTCAGCTTTTCCGCCACCTGGATGCCGTCCATGTCAGGTAGGGCGATGTCCAAGATCACCACCTGGGGCCTGGATTGGGGGATCTTCAGCAAGGCCTCCTGGCCTGTTTCCGCCTCGCCCACGATCTCCACCTTTCCTTGCAACAGGTAGCGTATCCCTGCCCGCACCACGGGATGGTCGTCCACCAGGAAGACCCGGATCACGCCTTCACCTCCTTTAAGGGAATGCGGGCGTAGACGGTGGTGCCAAGCCCCTGGAGGCTTTCCATCTGGAACCGGCCTCCTAGGAGTTCTATCCTCTCCCGCATACCCAGGATCCCCAAGCCAGGCTGGACCTGCGGGGGGAAGCCTTGGCCGTCGTCCTCCACCACCAGGTGGATCCCATCCCCTTCTTGTTGCAAGACAACGGAAACCTGCTTGGCCTTGGCATGGCGGGCCACGTTGGTGAGGGCCTCCTGTACCACCCGGTAGAGGGTGGTTTCGTGGGTTTCCGGCAGCCGCCCCTTTAGGCGGCAAAGGAGGTTGACCCGGATCCCGGTTCTTTCCTGGAACTCTTCGGCCATGCGTTTCAAGGCGGCCTCGAGGCCCAGGGTGTCCAAGGCGGAGGGGCGCAGGGAGCGGGAGAGGTGGCGCACATCCTGGATGGCGCTTCGCACCGACTCTTGCAGGGTGGGCACCGCCTCCAGCCGCCCCTCCTTCACCGCTCTCAAGCCCAGGTCGATGCCCGTAAGGACCTGGCCTATCTGGTCGTGAAGATCGCGGGCGATGCGCGCCCTTTCCGCCTCTTGGGCCTGAATGAGGGCCTTGAGGAGCTGGGAACGCTCCTGGTCCCTTTCCTTTAGGGCCTGGGTGTACCGGGCCCGGTGTAGCCCGGCTTCGATAGGGGCTTTGATAGCCTCCCGGAAGGCCTCGGGGGCTTCGGCGTTCAGGTAGAGGCGGGCTCCGGGAAGTTCCAGGGTGTGGTAGAGCCCTTGCACGCCTTTCCGTAGGAGGCAGTCCTTCTCCTCCTGGTAGGGGCAGAGAAACTTACCCACCCGCACCTCGCCCAGCCAGGCTTCCCCGCAACGGAAGAGTCCGCTTTGGGCCAGGGCTTCCAGGGCGTTGTGCAACACCTCTTCTGGGGTTTCCGCCCGGTTCACGGCCTCCGCCACCTGGTTTAGGGTGGAAAGCTCCTGTTCCCGTCGCTTCACCCCTTCCCGGTATGCCACCAGAGCCTGATGGAGGACCCTTAGTTCCCCACCGGGATCGGGAAGGACTGCTTCCCGTCCCTCTTGCCAGGCCCGCACGCCTTGGACCAGGGC encodes the following:
- a CDS encoding response regulator; protein product: MIRVFLVDDHPVVRAGIRYLLQGKVEIVGEAETGQEALLKIPQSRPQVVILDIALPDMDGIQVAEKLKALYPEARLLALSMYAEPEYAERFLQAGGSGYLSKEAIEQELEDAVLAVARGEHYLPQSLLYRMIQAQTVRKPGPEVLTERELMVVRYLAQGLSGRVRIYV
- a CDS encoding sensor histidine kinase, giving the protein MKGSFRTRLLATFALGMLFLGLGLGGTAFFLVKTGLEASLEARGKAQTLYLARQLEEDLLVNDLYAVFRQLESLVAEGVLGFVLGPKGEVMVHTFPGGFPLNLKTLKGRFRFQGEIYRLYRSPIGDGSVGALALAFPETPLWQKLAHLLVLGAWLALGVAALAFLLVSRAANQFLKPLEALVQGVRAWQEGREAVLPDPGGELRVLHQALVAYREGVKRREQELSTLNQVAEAVNRAETPEEVLHNALEALAQSGLFRCGEAWLGEVRVGKFLCPYQEEKDCLLRKGVQGLYHTLELPGARLYLNAEAPEAFREAIKAPIEAGLHRARYTQALKERDQERSQLLKALIQAQEAERARIARDLHDQIGQVLTGIDLGLRAVKEGRLEAVPTLQESVRSAIQDVRHLSRSLRPSALDTLGLEAALKRMAEEFQERTGIRVNLLCRLKGRLPETHETTLYRVVQEALTNVARHAKAKQVSVVLQQEGDGIHLVVEDDGQGFPPQVQPGLGILGMRERIELLGGRFQMESLQGLGTTVYARIPLKEVKA